In the genome of Chloroherpetonaceae bacterium, one region contains:
- a CDS encoding T9SS type A sorting domain-containing protein produces MHRSLLYAALAWGVFASSNLPVLLSQTVPKRLSMSHPIAAEGCLTSQRPLQNLGIGQFRILAVMVEFQADNDPRTTGTGQFGGLPYLVAAGDTVIDPLPHDRAYFQRKLEFLKHYFETCSDGKTRIAYTVPNRIYRVSKVMSEYSPRRGEDTRRLAELVREVWTLVDAQSPELDFSQFDCFIIFHAGVGRDIDLVALGGADPTPFDLPSLTFNLSSFRRLYGADFSGFPVRGGVRITNTSVLPATETREIDAIGGKVLLELSTNGLLCASFASFLGVPDLFNTSNGRSGIGRFGLLDGEGFFNYNGALPPEPSAWERLILGWAKPIEVTGSGIVLRLLAQGLHQNSDSVIYRIPITSREYFLLENRNRDAKGQGVTLTIVRRGQTFTQRFRQDEAGFSFGNISRLDGQIIACSNYDWTLPGASVGNRRFDGGVLVWRISEDLIAARRDSNRINALEPRAVLLLEADGSQDIGQNYSLQDAGNGTQSGVVFDAFFQGNPAPFYRNRIDDNTFPNTRTARGVPTRITFRDFSPPAPVMSAILVRDSPEFARLFGFPTQLSGTFDRRTSPNVFDTVVIVQNAQGELFDKGVRLSHLTSSVRVAVSRTVILTASGDTLMATLRFQVPQTFSRRFGAQITTISLDGGAQAGASYRLGTADGRVFIGTVTLTGITVAESLLVSTRPIVAVTQTVQVAEDQARFGTTRWNFNGSTATAAAVTGFTRGFLGAVVTREKELLLLQEGGRLVRVAVPCQNPIQSSPAFADLEHRGEIATLLTADDKIFAFNPSGNLINHFPISLQSTKPIVSSPVIGDVDGDTFEDIVVHTQDGRLAAYDRFGKNLFTLPIAEETQTTPTLVASSTSPKLQLFSIDRAGFFQGFELLNSTQNLAWQSLYGDAQNRNLLQVQRTQNWQRATVSEFFPASSVYNYPNPARDETRFRFYLRDDAAVTITVFSLTGAKVWETTVQGKGGTDNEVVWNLATVQSGIYYGVITPEHREAESVRLKIAVVK; encoded by the coding sequence ATGCATCGCTCACTGCTCTATGCCGCCCTTGCGTGGGGTGTTTTTGCAAGCAGCAACCTACCTGTACTCCTTTCACAAACAGTGCCGAAGCGTCTTTCAATGTCGCACCCTATTGCGGCTGAAGGCTGCCTTACCAGCCAGCGACCACTACAAAATCTCGGTATCGGGCAATTTCGCATCTTGGCGGTGATGGTTGAGTTTCAAGCCGACAATGACCCACGCACCACTGGGACGGGACAGTTTGGTGGCTTACCATATCTGGTTGCGGCTGGCGATACGGTCATAGACCCTTTGCCACACGACCGCGCTTACTTTCAGCGTAAGCTGGAATTTCTCAAACACTACTTTGAGACCTGCAGCGACGGGAAAACACGCATTGCCTACACCGTGCCTAATCGCATCTATCGTGTCTCAAAAGTGATGTCGGAGTATTCACCCCGACGCGGTGAAGACACCCGTCGCTTAGCAGAGCTGGTGCGTGAAGTTTGGACGCTGGTCGATGCTCAAAGTCCTGAACTGGATTTTTCACAGTTTGATTGCTTCATCATTTTTCACGCTGGGGTAGGGCGCGACATTGACCTTGTAGCACTGGGCGGCGCTGACCCAACTCCCTTTGACCTTCCTTCGCTGACTTTCAATCTTTCGTCTTTTCGGCGTCTCTATGGCGCTGACTTCAGTGGTTTTCCAGTGCGTGGCGGGGTGCGCATCACCAACACTTCCGTGCTGCCCGCTACCGAAACGCGTGAAATTGATGCAATCGGCGGCAAAGTTCTGTTAGAACTTTCTACCAACGGCTTGCTCTGTGCCAGCTTTGCAAGTTTCTTAGGCGTGCCTGACCTGTTCAACACCAGTAATGGGCGTAGTGGGATTGGTCGCTTTGGTTTATTAGACGGTGAAGGTTTCTTTAACTACAATGGCGCTTTGCCCCCTGAACCATCTGCGTGGGAACGCCTCATTTTAGGCTGGGCTAAGCCAATTGAAGTGACAGGTTCTGGCATCGTGCTCCGCTTGCTTGCACAAGGCTTGCATCAAAATTCAGACTCAGTGATTTACCGCATCCCTATTACCTCGCGCGAGTACTTTTTGCTTGAAAACCGCAACCGTGATGCGAAAGGGCAAGGCGTAACGCTCACCATAGTGCGGCGTGGTCAGACTTTTACGCAACGCTTCAGGCAAGATGAAGCTGGCTTTAGCTTCGGCAACATCAGTCGCCTTGATGGGCAAATCATTGCTTGCAGCAATTACGATTGGACGCTGCCAGGTGCCAGTGTTGGCAATCGCCGATTTGATGGTGGAGTGCTTGTTTGGCGCATTAGTGAAGACCTCATTGCTGCTCGCCGCGACTCCAATCGCATCAATGCTTTAGAACCTCGTGCCGTGCTGCTTCTGGAAGCTGACGGCTCACAAGACATTGGGCAAAATTACAGCCTTCAAGATGCTGGTAACGGCACGCAGTCTGGTGTTGTGTTTGACGCTTTCTTTCAAGGTAATCCTGCACCGTTCTATCGCAATCGCATTGATGACAACACATTTCCGAACACGCGCACAGCACGTGGTGTGCCCACTCGCATCACCTTTCGAGATTTTTCACCGCCTGCGCCTGTTATGAGTGCAATACTGGTGCGCGACTCGCCTGAATTTGCAAGGCTGTTTGGCTTCCCTACGCAGCTATCGGGCACATTCGATAGGCGCACATCGCCCAATGTGTTCGATACAGTGGTTATTGTGCAAAATGCTCAGGGTGAACTTTTTGACAAAGGTGTGCGCCTTAGCCATCTAACCAGCAGTGTGCGTGTAGCCGTTAGTCGCACCGTTATTCTCACTGCATCAGGTGATACGCTTATGGCTACTTTGCGCTTTCAGGTGCCACAGACCTTTAGTCGACGGTTCGGCGCCCAGATTACAACCATTAGCTTAGATGGCGGCGCACAAGCTGGCGCAAGCTATCGCCTTGGAACAGCAGATGGCAGAGTGTTCATCGGCACGGTTACGCTGACTGGTATTACAGTTGCGGAGTCGCTCCTCGTCTCAACTCGTCCTATCGTTGCGGTCACGCAAACGGTTCAGGTTGCGGAAGACCAAGCACGGTTTGGCACGACACGCTGGAATTTTAACGGTTCTACGGCTACTGCAGCGGCCGTTACAGGCTTCACGCGTGGATTTCTTGGTGCAGTGGTGACTCGAGAAAAGGAGCTTTTACTCTTGCAAGAGGGTGGTCGGCTTGTGCGTGTTGCCGTGCCTTGTCAGAACCCCATCCAATCTTCGCCCGCATTTGCCGACTTGGAGCATCGTGGTGAAATTGCCACGCTCCTGACTGCGGACGATAAAATTTTTGCCTTCAACCCAAGCGGCAATTTGATTAACCATTTTCCGATTTCGCTACAATCCACCAAGCCGATTGTCTCCAGCCCTGTCATCGGTGATGTGGATGGTGATACTTTTGAAGATATTGTCGTGCACACCCAAGATGGGCGACTGGCAGCTTACGACCGATTTGGAAAAAATCTCTTCACCCTCCCGATTGCTGAGGAGACGCAAACCACTCCAACATTGGTGGCATCCAGCACTAGCCCGAAACTTCAACTTTTCAGCATTGACCGCGCTGGCTTTTTTCAAGGCTTTGAGCTCCTGAATTCCACGCAAAACTTGGCATGGCAATCGCTTTACGGCGATGCACAGAATCGCAATCTTCTGCAAGTGCAGCGCACACAAAATTGGCAGCGTGCTACAGTTAGCGAATTCTTCCCTGCCAGCAGCGTCTACAACTACCCCAATCCCGCACGTGACGAGACACGCTTTCGCTTCTACTTGCGTGATGATGCGGCAGTTACGATTACTGTATTTTCCCTTACAGGCGCAAAAGTTTGGGAGACGACCGTGCAAGGCAAGGGCGGCACGGACAATGAAGTCGTCTGGAATCTTGCTACGGTGCAGAGCGGCATTTACTATGGTGTCATTACGCCAGAGCACCGTGAAGCGGAAAGCGTGCGCCTAAAAATTGCGGTCGTTAAGTAA
- a CDS encoding DUF1501 domain-containing protein: MNRRKFLKTASLLGVPLALNGLPISAVAQPSLLDVLSTLPNDRVLVIVQLSGGNDGLNTVIPLDQYGTYQQLRSNIAIAENRVLRLTPATGLHPAMTALKTLYDEGKVAIVQGVSYPSPNLSHFRATDIWMTASDSNQFLDSGWAGRFLESLYPNFPDGYPNATMPDPPAIQIGATPSLMLRGSGQSLGIPIQDPETFYRLVSGNSADEQSDVPDTAAGDELRYIRRVAVQSIQYANQIKAAADRAQNRATYPAPNSNRLADQLRIVARLIAGGLRTRVYHVSLGGFDTHAAQVVTTDTSTGTHANLLGWLSQALAAFQDDLRQLGVAHRVLTMTFSEFGRTVRSNGSVGTDHGTAAPLFLVGEAVRGGIIGTNPNLTNLVNNQLAMQFDFRQVYASVLGQWFGVSQSSLRAILQREFAQLPITSVSSVSEAETGKPSRFELSQNYPNPFNPTTTIRYQLPVASEVSLKVFDMLGREVATLVQARQAAGVYQVHFNASGLASGTYLYRLQTPTFAETKKMTLLK, encoded by the coding sequence ACTGCGTCGCTTCTCGGTGTGCCCCTTGCATTGAACGGCTTGCCGATTTCAGCAGTAGCCCAGCCCTCTCTGCTGGATGTTCTAAGCACACTGCCTAACGACCGCGTGCTAGTGATTGTGCAGCTCTCTGGCGGCAATGATGGGCTGAATACCGTGATTCCACTTGACCAATATGGCACATATCAGCAGTTGCGGAGCAATATCGCAATTGCGGAAAACCGTGTCTTACGCCTGACCCCTGCAACGGGACTGCATCCAGCGATGACCGCCTTGAAGACGCTCTATGATGAAGGCAAGGTGGCGATTGTGCAAGGTGTCTCCTACCCAAGTCCGAATCTGTCGCATTTTCGCGCAACCGATATTTGGATGACCGCATCTGACTCGAACCAATTTTTGGATTCGGGGTGGGCAGGGCGGTTTCTGGAATCGCTGTATCCAAACTTCCCAGACGGGTATCCAAATGCCACGATGCCTGACCCGCCTGCCATTCAAATTGGCGCAACGCCTTCGCTGATGCTGCGTGGCTCTGGTCAATCCTTGGGCATACCCATTCAAGACCCTGAAACATTCTACCGTTTGGTAAGCGGTAACAGTGCAGATGAGCAGAGCGATGTGCCAGATACTGCTGCAGGCGACGAGCTGCGCTACATTCGGCGTGTGGCGGTGCAGTCCATTCAGTATGCAAATCAAATCAAGGCAGCAGCAGACCGTGCGCAGAACCGCGCCACTTATCCAGCACCAAATAGCAATCGCCTTGCTGACCAGCTACGCATTGTGGCGCGCCTCATTGCAGGGGGCTTACGCACAAGGGTCTATCACGTCTCATTAGGCGGGTTTGATACGCATGCAGCACAGGTGGTCACTACAGATACCAGCACGGGCACGCACGCCAATTTGCTGGGATGGCTTTCGCAAGCCCTAGCGGCTTTTCAAGATGACTTGCGCCAGCTAGGCGTGGCCCATCGAGTGCTTACAATGACATTTTCAGAATTTGGGCGCACGGTGCGCTCAAATGGCAGCGTCGGCACAGACCATGGCACAGCTGCGCCGCTCTTTCTTGTGGGCGAGGCGGTGCGCGGTGGTATCATTGGTACAAATCCTAACCTGACAAATTTGGTGAATAATCAATTAGCAATGCAGTTTGATTTCCGTCAGGTCTATGCTTCTGTGCTGGGACAGTGGTTTGGAGTAAGCCAAAGTAGCCTGAGGGCTATCTTGCAGCGCGAATTTGCCCAACTGCCGATTACAAGCGTGTCGTCCGTCAGCGAAGCTGAAACTGGCAAACCCAGTCGGTTCGAGCTCTCACAAAACTACCCGAATCCCTTCAACCCAACAACGACCATTCGCTATCAATTGCCCGTGGCGAGCGAGGTGAGCCTAAAAGTATTTGATATGCTGGGGCGAGAGGTAGCAACACTGGTGCAAGCAAGGCAAGCAGCGGGCGTCTACCAAGTGCACTTCAATGCATCAGGACTGGCGAGCGGCACCTATCTTTATCGTCTGCAAACACCGACATTTGCTGAAACAAAGAAAATGACGCTACTGAAGTGA